GAATTGGCATGGTAGCACTGGAGAAGTGAGAAAAACCTTAGACAGTAGACTTAACACAAAGGTTTTTGTGAGCAGATGTGATGAAGAGTCATGGATAGATCAGTTTTTGGCTTGGGCTAGGGCAACTGGTAGCAGTAGTGCCATCCACTGAAAGAGGGAACAGAAGAGGAGCAGGTTGGGGGCAAGATCAATGGCATGCTGTGGTGTCCATGAGACAGCAGAGTGATTTGAGTTAGCAATTAGATAGATATGTGAATTAGGAAAGGCCTAGAAAGCAGATATGAATTTGGGGGTCATTTGCATATAGATGGTAACTGACCACGGACAGAGATGAGAGCAGCTAAGATGATGTAGAAAGTAGCTctgaagcaaaattttaaaatcacaagaaCACAAACATGTAAGGGAAAGAAGTGCTTACGAAGCTGACTGAGAAAGCATACCTGCAGATAGTAGCTACCCCTGAAGCCAACATATACAAGTACTTCAAGGAAAAGTAGTCAGTGGTGTCAAAGAGGGTAAGAACGCTGACAAGGATCTAGCTGGGTAGAGTAGTTTGAGCGGCACTGACAGACTGGGAATACAGACAAAGCTTTTCAGAAAACTAGTAGGAGTGGGAGATATAGggacaaaagttttttttttttttttaaataatacttattttaactATATTCACTGATACAACAGGACCAGTAACAActattttgtaaaaacaaaacaaaatttaaaagactgccATGCAGTTACAGAATTACTTAATACAGAAAACAgtaatatacacacatttttttttttttttttttacaaacaagaCTAGTTTATAGCAAATTCTCTATTATTTAGGGTCAATTTTAAATCCTTAGCTTGTATCTCCACCCCAACTCAGTGACTACATGATGCAAACTAGTTTTATTACCTTAAGCAAAATATATAGTGGAACTTCACAAAATGTACAAGACTTCAATATTTTAGGAACTAGAGTAGGAAAGCAGAAGCAGGTCCTCCAAACACTTTCAGTAAAGCAAATGCCATTAAAGAGAATGCTCCAAACTACTGGCAAATTACCGGTAGattggggtgtgggtgggggtgtgggtaGAGGGGGTTGGTTGGTTTTTCACTGTTTTCCCAGATATTTAAGCTTACTGCCTGTTAACCAAAAATATCAACTTGACCATTCTCGATTACTAGCTTGTTAAATAATTGCTTTTCTGCTCTAATTACGTTTAACAGAATAGAGCGCTTTAGTCTGGTTCAATATAAAACTGACTTATAAATGCTACTCTGAGCTACCAGAATCTATCACAGCCTTTACCTCACCTTATCAGCCAAACCTGGAATGCTGGAATTAGTTTCCCCTACAAGTAGTGTCAGCTTGCCTGACCTGCCTTTCTCATCCTGCTTCTACTGGTAATTTGCCCTGTCCctcaaattaaaataatctaCAACGGGGAATCTACTGGCACTTTGGGAAGCAGAATTCTCCATTGTGCCTGGCTGTCCTATGTACTGCAGGGGCGctgggtggggtagggtggggggtcCTTCATGCTTAAATGCCAGCAAAATCCCCCCAGATCAGtctgacaacaacaacaaaaaacccctccATTTTCCAACAACCTCCGGAAACAGGACTTACTGCttctggttgagaaccactgacacAATCTTGGTTCCTGAGCTCTATGACATCTATTTTGATTACTCAGGCAATTCCTTCTAAATTGTTGGTTGCATCCTGGTTCCATGAATTTGCTGGATCAGTGACCACAGAATAGCGTGTTACAATAGTGAAGACAGGACTTCAGCACAAGTTTGCAAATTGTACTTGAAAGGACCTCTAAGTTGGGTCCTGCTTTTAACTCATTTTACATATTTAGCTTACcgtaagatttcctttttatggttaACAGAAGTTTGAAAATTACTGTTTTAGCATAAAGCAGATGTCTCACTAGAAATATGGATTTGCTACAACCTGTTAATAAAACTGCTTGAGAGTCAAATATTTCTACCTGTGCACTACCTTAAATACAAAATGTGTGGGGCAGTTTTAAGTTCTATAATAAATCCACTTCCAGCAGCTAACACAATCTGACGTcatatcactttaaaataaagagtttccTTTAAACAGGATTTCTTTATAAAGCAGTAACACCCATGCATAAAGCTAAAATATCTCACAcctcctgatcctggagagcaaTAATCTTAATAATCTTATTGTCATCCTTTTTTGATAGGGCCAAACTTGTCTGGAGTAGAATAAAGAATTACTACTAATGGGCAACCATTAAGATTCTATACTTACCGTAGTCCTTTAATAGGCAAGCTGATAAAACAGCACCCAAGTGTGAAAAATTCAGGGGAGACCCCCAATAACTGGATAGTCTGATTTCCAAAATGCAGGAAGGCTCCTAAaccagcaatttaaaaataattcttactcCTCTAACTAAAATTTtgtatgattattttcttctactgGTAATATTATCGATagggcaggagggggcgggggtgagaGGAATCTGTATTTACTTCAGactcagaaaaatgtttaaaaaaaatagtctcaaaCATTTTGATAATTAGACAAAATACCTCCACTGTATGTACGTTCTTCCTTTTCAGAAACTTCTGAACTTGCTATGTGAGTTTCTGCAAACTGGCTCAAACATACATTTAAGGAGTTGATTACTTCAGACCATATGCATCAGAATTTTAACACTTTGTTaaaataagagctaaaatttcTTCAAAACATACTTCTAATTCAACTCACATCAATAatgaacttctttaaaaacaattatatcacaaaagcaaaagacaatGACTTtgtcattaaattaaatttttaaaaaaggtgtttGCATGTCTCAGTCCCATGCTGCCtcttgagatgaaaaaaaaaaaaaaacatgtcagaAGAATCTGAATCGTGATCAAGTTGGATGAATAAACTTGGTGCCTTGCCACAATCCAAATTAGTTAACTCGAATAATCAGACAAATGTTTGCTCTTAGAATAAGAATCTCTTTGAGTGTCTCAGTGTTGTACTACCAAGGCTTATGGATTGgattcatttcttcctctcacaAGGTCATCCCAATGCGGCTCTATTTCAGTTGTGGCAATCCTAAACAGGGCGTGGAGATGCTCGTCTGTCAATGGCTGGCTCAAAGTGTGTTGGTTTCGAGTCAAATACGAAAAAGCCTTTTCGCAGATTTCATTACTATCAAACAAGGATGCCACCTTACAGGCAACCCCTTTGATAATAGGGTAAGATTCAGCAGACAATCCAGCATAGAACTGCCCCAAGTCTTTGACTCTGTATTCATTCCAAAGGTTAGTATTCGCCTGAAGTTTTGTTAGCTCCACCCTTACCGAAATAGGTGCATATTCAGGTTTAAAGTTAAAAGGATTTGCAAACAGTTCTAAGTCCTTTTTAATGAATCTGAGGTCCTTGAAATGTCTCTCAAATTCTTTCTGTAGACGACAGATCACCACTTGATACCTATCAGgatcaaatattttttgatctTCTTTAAGATGCTGTTTAAGCTCATCAACAACTTCTCTGAAGGCTGCAAAGTgtgtcagatttttttcctcaatatgTCTCTGCAGTAAATTCAGCTTCACTTCAAAGGTACAGATATGGTCAAAGGCAGCAGCAGCAAAGACCTTACTGACTCTCAGTAGCTCACTGAGCTCTCGAAGGTGGTCCATAATATCCACCAAGAAGCCGAAGTCACAAAGCCACTGCTTGTCTGTGAAATGGACTGTCGTTGCCCCTATTGACACCAAGAATGCTTCTATCTCTTTCCGCAGGGAAAATATTAGTTTTAGAGTTTTCCCCCTTCTAAGCCAATTGTTCAGGCATCGTCCATTAACCCTTTCGCCATGCTCCGATTCAGATTCAGTCAGTAAAGCCTGAAATTCGGGGCGCCTAACACCTCTGGTCTTAATCAAAACTATCCATTCTGAGATAGTATTTATGATCTGATTTACGTCTACATCGTAGGAGCTCAGCAGTTCCAAGTGCAGGAATCCTGAATAATGGATAACATTCCAACAGTTGGGGCTTACAGCCTTCTCCCTCATGTACGACACCAGTCCCGAGTTCTCACCGATCATCCTCAGAGTGTGGGTCGTGGTCAGTCCAACCATTCGCTGCAAGCTAAGCCCTGCGGTCTGCAGGGCCTCAAGGATGGCCGCCATGAGGGCACCAACGCTGAAGTGGCGAGTCAGGTTGATGATGGTCAGAAGCTCCTCTTGCACCTCCAAGTCCTGGCCCACGCCGCGGACAAAGACCAGCAGGTAGTTCTCGTAGGCCACAAAGGCCTGGTCGTCCAAGGCAAGGGAATAGGCCTTGAAGTCCTTGGCTCTGTCGAAGAGCTGGCTGCGTAGGTTCTTGTTAATGTTCAGGACCCTCTGCCGCGTGACCTCCGGAGATAAGTCCACACCATCCAGGACGCCTACGTGATCGGGCAGGACATCCCTCAGCATCACTTCCATGCACTGGTACACGAAGTCCCCTTCGCCCCAGCCGCGACCCTTCAAGGCCAGGAGGCGGGCGAGCCCGAGGCCTGCGCGGGCAGCCCTCTCCTCGGGGGTGAGCGGGGCGACCACCGGCAAGTCGCCCTGCCGCAGACGCTCCACCAGCGCCGCGCGCTCGCCCTCCGCCACATACCGCTCGTAGTAGTCGTGCTCGGCCTCGTAGTGGCGCCGGACGTCGCGCTCGCGGGTGGCCACGACCAGGCGGCGGCAGACCAGGCAcagggccccctccccctccggggGCTCCACCACCAAGTAGCGCTGGGTCCACTCGGCTCGGAAAACGCGAGATTCGTCGACTTCCATCTTGCTCCTCTTGGGCGTCATCCACATTTTACTGCAGGCCACGAGAATAGGGCCGACCTCCGAGAGGCCgcaaggagaggggaggagcgggcgcgggcgcgggcgcgggcgcgggagcgggcgcgggcgcgggagCAGGCGCCTCCTCCGCTCTGCGCCAAATCACCCCAGCAGGGGGACACCAACCTCCGTCTGCGGCCCCCGCCTTCCTATTGGCTGCAGATTTCGTCTGCCTTAGCCCAGGAGCGAGCCAATGGGGAGAGCGGACAGAGCGCAGGCGCACACGCTTGTAGCCGGCGGCCCGAAGCCGTGCGCTAGGACTGGACACTTGACTGGCAGGCGGCTGCCCAATCAAGAGCTCCCGTGCTCCGCAGCGACTGCCGAGGGGAGGTGGGACAAGACCGCGTAAACAAAGTGGGTGGAAAGACGTGAGCACGAAACCCTGAGGTGATTGGTTGAAGTCACTTCCGGTGAGCGTCTCGACGGGACTTGGGCTCCTCTGGCGCCAAAATGTCGCTCGTAGCGGGGGTTATTCGGCGGTTGGACGAGACAGTGGTGAACCGCATCGCGGCAGGGGAAGTTATCCAGCGGCCGGCTAATGCCATCAAGGAGATGATTGAGAACTGGTACGGAGGGAGTGGAGCCGGGCTTCCTGGTCAGCTACGACTTAACAGGCCCCTCTTCAGGATGGAGTGCGGACACGCCTCCCTGCCCCGGGCGGAGGCGCCTACGGGCATGCGCACGGCGCCAGTTGCCGCGGGATCCTGCCTCCTGGCTTCCCGCGTAACGCGAGTTCCTGGGCGCTCTCGCGAGAGGGCTGTGGGCCCCGCCGGTGGGGGCTACCTAGTACTGTTGTAATGGCGCCGTCAGTTACCGGAGCTGCCTTTAAACTTGTATGTGCGGAAGGGGcgaaattttaaatgcatacacattttcgttgggggggggggggtctcttcATGCTTCAGAGGGTACCGTGTTATGCGTATTAACGTTCCTTGCTTATTCCAAAAATAATCCGTTCAATTCATTTTATTCCAAGTAAATTGTCGAGGATTTAGGACAGGCCAACGGACTTCGGgtttaatttgtgattttcccTATTGCCAAATTAGTGACCCAACTTAgtgttttcctccctttcctttcttcgtgttttttgggggttgggggggcacgTCGAAGATTCCTGATTTTAGGGAGTTTCCCGTGGATTCTTAAGTTTAGCCGTGTCACTGGAAGGAAGAGGTTAAGAACCTGGAGAGAAAGGCGGGTGTCAACCATAAACTTCAAAAAAGACGTGCTCATGATGTACCTAAGCGTCACCTTCGTGCTGAAATCAATTgatgctaataaaataaataacggTGAAAGAACAAAATGGCCCACGAAGACTGGTGGGTGCGTGGGGAGGTCTGTTGTGAAAACATAAACCAGCGCTCGGGGAACGGGACTGAAGGGACGGGGCAGCAAGGGCCtctgagggaagggaaggggcggGAGCGGCCGGCGCCTGTCCCTTCATCTCCCGTAGAGGCAGCGGGTTCCACCCACGCCGGGGCTCCCCGACGCGGCGATTCGCTGCCGCTCCACGCACAGCCAAACCAGCATAACAGCTGAGGGGCCTGTCACTGGTTCCGTGTGGAGTCCAGTTATGCTCTTTTTAATATGCAAATCAAGAGTTCAATTCATGGGCTTCTGAGGAAGGTCTTTAACATTTAAGTaacttattatcttttttttttttttaagattttgtgtatttatgagagacagaagcGGAAGgaatagcaggctccctgcggggagcccaatggggactaGATCTCGGGCtccccgggcccctcccccagacctgagcctaaggcagatgctcaaccactgagccacccagctgccccttacTTCCTTATTTTAGAAGAAAGACTTTTCTGCTTGAGGAGCagattacttttctttctcttgcagcCACAGACTGAATTTGTTTTCCGTAGTCTGTGCTCTCTGTGATTGTTGGCTACTCTTTGAAAGTACAAAAGATTTATTGGCTTCTCAACTCTCTGCATTGccatttttctctctgtcccccacaaaatgaattttcttaaaagggaataaatagaaaaatacaaatggtttTTTGAAATGGCATCTTATTAGGGTCACTTGGGAACCTGAGGCTGAATAAAATTGAagtaataaatgacaaaattaattgAGAAGAAGGTAAGAAGTAGGCACATGGTAAAATGATCCTACTTTTAACTTCACTTACTTTCCCAGAGGAACAGAAATGATGTTGAACGTCTTATTGGAAATGCCTCCTCatgcctctctcttccccctctctcaCACAGCATGTAAACTCATTACAGTGTAGTCACAGAGTCTgtgaaaaatggaggaaaaacacATTAATCAGTCTTCTATTTATTGGGAATTTGTTCTTACAGTTTGGCTCATATTAAGATACGTACGTTAGAATAGTTGgagaataatacttttttttctctgtttgatTTGCCAGTTTAGATGCAAAATCCACCAGTATCCAAGTGGTTGTTAAAGAGGGAGGCCTCAAGTTGATTCAGATCCAAGACAATGGCACTGGGATTAGGGTAAGTAGAACCTCAGAGGAGCAGGCTGTTTGTGTGCTCTGTGGGATACATCTACAGGAAGTGACTGAGAGcccttctctgttctgtttctctgttctgtttctggGAAACTGGGCTTTTgtggatgggattttttttaaactgaaatattcAATACTagtgataaatatatattgagtaccAAGTCAAAGCTGGACACTTACTCAGGAAAGTAAGGCCAAGGATAGAGTCATGAGGCTGCTTAAAGGATGAATGTTCTGGGCAGAGAGAACATGCAAAGACCATGAAATGGAAGTACACTTGACTTGTTTAAGGACCAGCAAGGAGGCCAGAGTGAGGCTTCTAACAgggtgaagaaatggagaaatagtaGGAGATGAGTAAGCTGGTCATAATGGACCCCATGGGCCCTTGTAAAATCTTTAACTTTTAGTCTAAATAAGGTGGGATACTGTGAGGGTTTTGAGCAAAGAGGTGACATGGCTTGGTGAGTTTTATAAGAACCCTTTGTTTAGAACGTAGAAGATAGTCTATAGCAGGCCAGGACAAAGGCAGTGAGAAAAGGACTCTTGGAGGATCCAAGAGAGGGGTGACTGTGCCTTGGACCAATTTGGTTGCAGTAGAGAGGCAAGAAGCATTGAGATCCTGCAATGATTATGAAGACAAAGCTCTCAGAATATGCTGATGCATGGTGTAGGAGAAAGAGGAGTCGAGAATGATTTCAAGGTTTTGGCCtgtgcaaatggaaaaaaagagttgCCATTTACTGATGAGAAAGCCTATGGAAGAAACACATTTGAGGCAGATCAGAAATTCATTTGGGTGCATGTTAAACTTGAGATGGCTCTTAGTTGAGTAACTGTGTGAATCTGGAGGGCAGAGTAGAGGTTTGGACTGTAGATAAAAATTTAGTGTGTTGCATTTTAATGGCATTAAAAACCATGAGACTCCAGTGGAAAGGTGCTGAACGTTACAAGTCGTTAGGGAAATACGAGTAAAAGTAGCTATGACATACTATTTGACACCTGTTAGCATggcaattataaaaacaatataataacaagtattttaaaggatatagagaaattagaACTTTTGTGCatttgttagtgggaatgtaaaatagtgtagccactatggaaaatagccTGCTGAtccctgaaaaaaattaagaaagatttaCCAtgtgattcagtagatctggtaAGTATATAgtccaaagaattaaaagcaaggTCTTGAAGAGG
This sequence is a window from Canis lupus dingo isolate Sandy chromosome 23, ASM325472v2, whole genome shotgun sequence. Protein-coding genes within it:
- the EPM2AIP1 gene encoding EPM2A-interacting protein 1, encoding MWMTPKRSKMEVDESRVFRAEWTQRYLVVEPPEGEGALCLVCRRLVVATRERDVRRHYEAEHDYYERYVAEGERAALVERLRQGDLPVVAPLTPEERAARAGLGLARLLALKGRGWGEGDFVYQCMEVMLRDVLPDHVGVLDGVDLSPEVTRQRVLNINKNLRSQLFDRAKDFKAYSLALDDQAFVAYENYLLVFVRGVGQDLEVQEELLTIINLTRHFSVGALMAAILEALQTAGLSLQRMVGLTTTHTLRMIGENSGLVSYMREKAVSPNCWNVIHYSGFLHLELLSSYDVDVNQIINTISEWIVLIKTRGVRRPEFQALLTESESEHGERVNGRCLNNWLRRGKTLKLIFSLRKEIEAFLVSIGATTVHFTDKQWLCDFGFLVDIMDHLRELSELLRVSKVFAAAAFDHICTFEVKLNLLQRHIEEKNLTHFAAFREVVDELKQHLKEDQKIFDPDRYQVVICRLQKEFERHFKDLRFIKKDLELFANPFNFKPEYAPISVRVELTKLQANTNLWNEYRVKDLGQFYAGLSAESYPIIKGVACKVASLFDSNEICEKAFSYLTRNQHTLSQPLTDEHLHALFRIATTEIEPHWDDLVRGRNESNP